A genomic segment from Sparus aurata chromosome 20, fSpaAur1.1, whole genome shotgun sequence encodes:
- the crygmx gene encoding crystallin, gamma MX, with amino-acid sequence MGKIIFYEDRNFQGRHYECSSDCPEMQNHFSRCNSIRVDSGCWVAYEKPNYGGYQYMLHKGEYPDYQRWAGFNDCIRSCRMVPPYNGNYRMKIFERSDFAGQNMELMDDCPDLNERFHTRDISSVNVMEGYWILHEHPHYRGRQYFLRPGEYRRHSEWGSTSPTFGSLRRVTELN; translated from the exons ATGGGCAAG ATAATCTTCTACGAAGACAGAAACTTCCAGGGCCGTCACTATGAGTGCAGTAGTGACTGCCCCGAGATGCAGAACCACTTCAGCCGCTGCAACTCGATAAGAGTGGACAGCGGCTGTTGGGTTGCCTACGAGAAGCCCAACTATGGTGGCTACCAGTACATGCTGCACAAGGGCGAGTACCCCGACTACCAACGCTGGGCGGGCTTCAATGACTGTATCCGCTCCTGCCGTATGGTGCCACCT TATAATGGGAACTACAGGATGAAGATCTTTGAGCGATCTGACTTCGCTGGCCAGAATATGGAGCTAATGGACGACTGCCCGGATCTGAATGAGCGTTTCCACACTCGTGACATCTCCTCCGTCAATGTCATGGAGGGCTACTGGATCCTGCACGAACACCCCCATTACAGGGGCCGCCAGTACTTCCTGCGTCCCGGAGAGTACAGGAGGCACAGCGAGTGGGGAAGCACCAGCCCCACCTTCGGCTCTCTGAGACGTGTCACCGAGCTCAACTGA
- the crygmxl2 gene encoding crystallin, gamma MX, like 2, which produces MGKIIFYEGRNFQGRHWECSSDCMDTFRHFNCCNSIRVSGGHWVAYEKPHYMGYQYILGPGEYPDYRNWMGFNNCVRSCQMFSPYRGSYKMRIYNRPDMMGHTMEFMDDCPNVFDRFHFRDIYSCNIMEGFWIFYEHPNYRGRQYFLRPGEYRACGDWGCHNPMVGSFRRMRTVM; this is translated from the exons ATGGGAAAG ATAATCTTCTACGAGGGCCGCAACTTCCAGGGCCGTCACTGGGAGTGCAGCAGTGACTGCATGGACACCTTCAGGCACTTCAACTGTTGTAACTCCATCCGTGTGAGCGGCGGTCACTGGGTGGCCTATGAGAAGCCTCACTACATGGGCTACCAGTACATCCTCGGCCCTGGCGAGTACCCCGACTACCGCAATTGGATGGGCTTCAACAACTGCGTCCGCTCCTGCCAGATGTTCTCCCCT TATAGAGGATCCTACAAGATGAGGATCTACAACAGGCCCGACATGATGGGACACACCATGGAGTTCATGGACGACTGCCCCAACGTGTTCGACCGTTTCCACTTCCGTGACATTTACTCCTGCAATATCATGGAGGGCTTCTGGATCTTCTACGAGCACCCCAACTACAGGGGACGCCAGTATTTCCTGCGCCCCGGAGAGTACAGAGCCTGTGGTGACTGGGGCTGCCACAACCCCATGGTGGGCTCATTCAGGAGGATGAGGACTGTCATGTAA